The following are from one region of the Thermoproteus uzoniensis 768-20 genome:
- a CDS encoding MFS transporter, producing MDRRCVRLLASAGIGWMFDAMDVLLLSYILVAAAGELGLSKGEAGLVILANNVGMLLGALLFGRLADVWGRKPVFMTTLAIYSAGTGLTALAGSASDLALLRFFTGLGLGGELPVAASLMSELSPTRYRGRNVVLLESFWSLGSILAASVAYFAFPRLGWRIPLALLSLTALYALVLRSAVPESPLWLYLRDPQRAYAIAQTYGVQLGRVERHSARELLAGYRSQTLLLWAAWLLLAFGYYGAFLWLPAMIAKRGFGLVATFEYSLIMSLAQLPGYFTAAYLIERIGRRPSLLLFFLGSAASAIAFAAAPNVGWLLASGIALNFFNLGAWGLIYAYTPESFPSDLRATGMGSSGSMARVGMIIGPLLPTYLTFSTALAAYAAAWLAAGASIYLFGKETKTTKIE from the coding sequence ATGGACCGGAGATGCGTCAGACTGTTGGCCTCGGCCGGCATAGGCTGGATGTTCGACGCCATGGACGTCCTACTGCTCTCCTATATCTTAGTCGCCGCGGCCGGCGAGCTGGGGCTCAGCAAAGGCGAGGCCGGCCTCGTCATATTGGCGAACAACGTGGGCATGTTGCTCGGCGCGCTCCTCTTCGGTAGGCTGGCCGACGTCTGGGGCAGAAAGCCCGTCTTCATGACGACGCTGGCCATCTACAGCGCGGGGACCGGCTTAACGGCGTTGGCCGGATCCGCGTCGGATCTGGCGTTGCTACGCTTCTTCACGGGCCTCGGGCTCGGCGGGGAGCTCCCCGTGGCCGCCTCGTTGATGTCCGAGCTCTCGCCGACTAGATACAGAGGGAGGAACGTGGTCTTGCTGGAGAGCTTCTGGTCCCTCGGCTCAATTCTGGCGGCCTCCGTCGCCTACTTCGCCTTCCCGCGCCTCGGCTGGAGGATCCCGCTGGCCCTCCTCTCCTTGACCGCGCTCTACGCCTTGGTCCTCAGGTCGGCTGTCCCCGAATCCCCGCTGTGGCTGTACCTCAGAGATCCGCAGAGGGCCTACGCCATAGCCCAGACCTACGGCGTCCAGCTCGGCCGCGTCGAGAGGCACTCGGCGAGGGAGCTCTTGGCCGGCTACAGATCTCAGACGCTGTTGCTGTGGGCGGCCTGGCTCCTTCTGGCCTTCGGCTACTACGGCGCCTTCCTCTGGCTCCCCGCCATGATAGCCAAGAGAGGCTTCGGCCTAGTCGCCACGTTCGAGTACTCGCTGATCATGTCGCTGGCTCAACTGCCCGGCTACTTCACAGCGGCGTACCTCATAGAGAGGATCGGCAGAAGGCCCAGCCTGCTCCTCTTCTTCCTGGGATCCGCCGCCTCGGCCATCGCGTTCGCCGCCGCGCCGAACGTCGGCTGGCTACTGGCCTCCGGCATCGCCCTGAACTTCTTCAACCTCGGCGCCTGGGGCCTCATATACGCCTACACGCCCGAGTCGTTCCCGTCTGATCTCCGCGCAACGGGCATGGGCAGTAGCGGATCCATGGCGCGCGTCGGCATGATAATAGGGCCTTTACTG